DNA sequence from the Chroogloeocystis siderophila 5.2 s.c.1 genome:
CCAAAGTAGCCTTTTGGATTCATTCCAGTATTGCGGCGTAGCGTAAGCAACTGGAACGCCAATTAGCATAGCAAATGACATAATAACCAAAGCAACTAAAGCAATTTGAAATAAA
Encoded proteins:
- the psbZ gene encoding photosystem II reaction center protein PsbZ, whose product is MLTILFQIALVALVIMSFAMLIGVPVAYATPQYWNESKRLLWVGSIAWIALVFLVGALNFLVV